One Ovis aries strain OAR_USU_Benz2616 breed Rambouillet chromosome 4, ARS-UI_Ramb_v3.0, whole genome shotgun sequence DNA window includes the following coding sequences:
- the GHRHR gene encoding growth hormone-releasing hormone receptor isoform X1, translating to MGSRVWGACVLCLLGPLPIVLGHVHPECDVITQLREDEQACLQAAEGMPNSTLGCPRIWDGLLCWPMAGSGEWVSLPCPAFFSHFSLEPGAVKRDCTIAGWSEPFPPYPEACPVPLELLTEEKSYFSAVRIVYTMGHSVSAAALLVAIIILVALRRLHCPRNYIHTQLFTTFILKAAAVFLKDATLFHRENMDHCSFSTVLCKASVTASHFATMTNFSWLLAEAVYLTCLLASTLPSTRRVFWWLVLAAWGLPLLFTSMWVGCKLAFEDVACWDLDDSSPYWWIIKGPIVLSVGVNFGLFLNIIRILLRKLEPTQGSLRTQPQYWRLSKSTLLLIPLFGIHYVIFNFLPDSAGLDIRLPLELGLGSFQGFIVAILYCFLNQEVRTEISRRWHGHDPELLPARRTHIK from the exons ATGGGCAGCAGGGTGTGGGGCGCCTGCGTCCTCTGCTTGCTGGGCCCCTTGCCAATC GTCCTGGGCCACGTGCACCCAGAGTGTGATGTCATCACTCAGCTGAGAGAGGACGAGCAAGCATGTCTACAAGCTGCTGAAGGGATGCCCAACTCCACCTTGG GCTGCCCCAGGATCTGGGACGGGCTGCTGTGCTGGCCGATGGCAGGCTCTGGAGAGTGGGTGAGCCTCCCCTGCCCGGCTTTCTTCTCTCACTTCAGCTTGGAGCCAG GGGCTGTGAAGAGGGACTGCACCATTGCAGGCTGGTCGGAGCCCTTCCCGCCTTATCCCGAGGCCTGCCCTGTGCCCCTGGAGCTGCTGACTGAGGAG AAATCCTACTTCTCCGCGGTAAGGATCGTCTACACCATGGGCCACAGCGTCTCGGCTGCAGCCCTCCTAGTGGCCATCATCATCCTGGTCGCTCTCAG GAGGCTCCACTGCCCCAGGAACTACATCCACACCCAGCTGTTCACCACCTTTATCCTCAAGGCGGCAGCTGTGTTCCTGAAGGACGCCACCCTCTTTCACCGGGAGAACATGGACCACTGCAGCTTCTCCACT GTCCTGTGCAAGGCTTCTGTGACCGCCTCTCATTTCGCGACCATGACCAACTTCAGCTGGCTGCTGGCAGAAGCTGtgtacctgacctgcctcttagcCTCCACATTGCCCAGCACAAGGAGGGTCTTCTGGTGGCTGGTTCTCGCTGCCTGGG GGCTTCCTCTGCTCTTCACCAGCATGTGGGTGGGTTGCAAGTTGGCCTTTGAAGATGTTGC GTGCTGGGACCTGGACGACAGCTCCCCCTACTGGTGGATCATCAAAGGACCCATCGTCCTCTCTGTTGGG GTGAACTTTGGGCTTTTTCTCAATATTATCCGTATCCTGCTGAGGAAACTGGAGCCAACTCAGGGCAGCCTCCGCACCCAGCCTCAGTACTG GCGTCTCTCTAAGTCAACGCTTCTCCTCATTCCGCTGTTTGGAATCCACTATGTCATTTTCAACTTCCTGCCTGACAGTGCTGGGCTGGACATCCGCCTCCCCCTAGAACTGGGACTGGGCTCTTTCCAG GGCTTCATTGTTGCTATCCTGTACTGCTTCCTCAACCAAGAG GTGAGGACTGAGATCTCACGGAGATGGCACGGCCACGATCCTGAACTTCTGCCAGCCCGGAGGACTCATATCAA GTGA
- the GHRHR gene encoding growth hormone-releasing hormone receptor isoform X2: MPNSTLGCPRIWDGLLCWPMAGSGEWVSLPCPAFFSHFSLEPGAVKRDCTIAGWSEPFPPYPEACPVPLELLTEEKSYFSAVRIVYTMGHSVSAAALLVAIIILVALRRLHCPRNYIHTQLFTTFILKAAAVFLKDATLFHRENMDHCSFSTVLCKASVTASHFATMTNFSWLLAEAVYLTCLLASTLPSTRRVFWWLVLAAWGLPLLFTSMWVGCKLAFEDVACWDLDDSSPYWWIIKGPIVLSVGVNFGLFLNIIRILLRKLEPTQGSLRTQPQYWRLSKSTLLLIPLFGIHYVIFNFLPDSAGLDIRLPLELGLGSFQGFIVAILYCFLNQEVRTEISRRWHGHDPELLPARRTHIK, translated from the exons ATGCCCAACTCCACCTTGG GCTGCCCCAGGATCTGGGACGGGCTGCTGTGCTGGCCGATGGCAGGCTCTGGAGAGTGGGTGAGCCTCCCCTGCCCGGCTTTCTTCTCTCACTTCAGCTTGGAGCCAG GGGCTGTGAAGAGGGACTGCACCATTGCAGGCTGGTCGGAGCCCTTCCCGCCTTATCCCGAGGCCTGCCCTGTGCCCCTGGAGCTGCTGACTGAGGAG AAATCCTACTTCTCCGCGGTAAGGATCGTCTACACCATGGGCCACAGCGTCTCGGCTGCAGCCCTCCTAGTGGCCATCATCATCCTGGTCGCTCTCAG GAGGCTCCACTGCCCCAGGAACTACATCCACACCCAGCTGTTCACCACCTTTATCCTCAAGGCGGCAGCTGTGTTCCTGAAGGACGCCACCCTCTTTCACCGGGAGAACATGGACCACTGCAGCTTCTCCACT GTCCTGTGCAAGGCTTCTGTGACCGCCTCTCATTTCGCGACCATGACCAACTTCAGCTGGCTGCTGGCAGAAGCTGtgtacctgacctgcctcttagcCTCCACATTGCCCAGCACAAGGAGGGTCTTCTGGTGGCTGGTTCTCGCTGCCTGGG GGCTTCCTCTGCTCTTCACCAGCATGTGGGTGGGTTGCAAGTTGGCCTTTGAAGATGTTGC GTGCTGGGACCTGGACGACAGCTCCCCCTACTGGTGGATCATCAAAGGACCCATCGTCCTCTCTGTTGGG GTGAACTTTGGGCTTTTTCTCAATATTATCCGTATCCTGCTGAGGAAACTGGAGCCAACTCAGGGCAGCCTCCGCACCCAGCCTCAGTACTG GCGTCTCTCTAAGTCAACGCTTCTCCTCATTCCGCTGTTTGGAATCCACTATGTCATTTTCAACTTCCTGCCTGACAGTGCTGGGCTGGACATCCGCCTCCCCCTAGAACTGGGACTGGGCTCTTTCCAG GGCTTCATTGTTGCTATCCTGTACTGCTTCCTCAACCAAGAG GTGAGGACTGAGATCTCACGGAGATGGCACGGCCACGATCCTGAACTTCTGCCAGCCCGGAGGACTCATATCAAGTGA
- the GHRHR gene encoding growth hormone-releasing hormone receptor precursor, which translates to MGSRVWGACVLCLLGPLPIVLGHVHPECDVITQLREDEQACLQAAEGMPNSTLGCPRIWDGLLCWPMAGSGEWVSLPCPAFFSHFSLEPGAVKRDCTIAGWSEPFPPYPEACPVPLELLTEEKSYFSAVRIVYTMGHSVSAAALLVAIIILVALRRLHCPRNYIHTQLFTTFILKAAAVFLKDATLFHRENMDHCSFSTVLCKASVTASHFATMTNFSWLLAEAVYLTCLLASTLPSTRRVFWWLVLAAWGLPLLFTSMWVGCKLAFEDVACWDLDDSSPYWWIIKGPIVLSVGVNFGLFLNIIRILLRKLEPTQGSLRTQPQYWRLSKSTLLLIPLFGIHYVIFNFLPDSAGLDIRLPLELGLGSFQGFIVAILYCFLNQEVRTEISRRWHGHDPELLPARRTHIK; encoded by the exons ATGGGCAGCAGGGTGTGGGGCGCCTGCGTCCTCTGCTTGCTGGGCCCCTTGCCAATC GTCCTGGGCCACGTGCACCCAGAGTGTGATGTCATCACTCAGCTGAGAGAGGACGAGCAAGCATGTCTACAAGCTGCTGAAGGGATGCCCAACTCCACCTTGG GCTGCCCCAGGATCTGGGACGGGCTGCTGTGCTGGCCGATGGCAGGCTCTGGAGAGTGGGTGAGCCTCCCCTGCCCGGCTTTCTTCTCTCACTTCAGCTTGGAGCCAG GGGCTGTGAAGAGGGACTGCACCATTGCAGGCTGGTCGGAGCCCTTCCCGCCTTATCCCGAGGCCTGCCCTGTGCCCCTGGAGCTGCTGACTGAGGAG AAATCCTACTTCTCCGCGGTAAGGATCGTCTACACCATGGGCCACAGCGTCTCGGCTGCAGCCCTCCTAGTGGCCATCATCATCCTGGTCGCTCTCAG GAGGCTCCACTGCCCCAGGAACTACATCCACACCCAGCTGTTCACCACCTTTATCCTCAAGGCGGCAGCTGTGTTCCTGAAGGACGCCACCCTCTTTCACCGGGAGAACATGGACCACTGCAGCTTCTCCACT GTCCTGTGCAAGGCTTCTGTGACCGCCTCTCATTTCGCGACCATGACCAACTTCAGCTGGCTGCTGGCAGAAGCTGtgtacctgacctgcctcttagcCTCCACATTGCCCAGCACAAGGAGGGTCTTCTGGTGGCTGGTTCTCGCTGCCTGGG GGCTTCCTCTGCTCTTCACCAGCATGTGGGTGGGTTGCAAGTTGGCCTTTGAAGATGTTGC GTGCTGGGACCTGGACGACAGCTCCCCCTACTGGTGGATCATCAAAGGACCCATCGTCCTCTCTGTTGGG GTGAACTTTGGGCTTTTTCTCAATATTATCCGTATCCTGCTGAGGAAACTGGAGCCAACTCAGGGCAGCCTCCGCACCCAGCCTCAGTACTG GCGTCTCTCTAAGTCAACGCTTCTCCTCATTCCGCTGTTTGGAATCCACTATGTCATTTTCAACTTCCTGCCTGACAGTGCTGGGCTGGACATCCGCCTCCCCCTAGAACTGGGACTGGGCTCTTTCCAG GGCTTCATTGTTGCTATCCTGTACTGCTTCCTCAACCAAGAG GTGAGGACTGAGATCTCACGGAGATGGCACGGCCACGATCCTGAACTTCTGCCAGCCCGGAGGACTCATATCAAGTGA
- the GHRHR gene encoding growth hormone-releasing hormone receptor isoform X3, with amino-acid sequence MGSRVWGACVLCLLGPLPIVLGHVHPECDVITQLREDEQACLQAAEGMPNSTLGCPRIWDGLLCWPMAGSGEWVSLPCPAFFSHFSLEPGAVKRDCTIAGWSEPFPPYPEACPVPLELLTEEKSYFSAVRIVYTMGHSVSAAALLVAIIILVALRRLHCPRNYIHTQLFTTFILKAAAVFLKDATLFHRENMDHCSFSTVLCKASVTASHFATMTNFSWLLAEAVYLTCLLASTLPSTRRVFWWLVLAAWGLPLLFTSMWVGCKLAFEDVACWDLDDSSPYWWIIKGPIVLSVGVDPLPAEPQGKPMNSPLEKSELRLLLTQNFVSLVAWLRIAYHCSEAWLGV; translated from the exons ATGGGCAGCAGGGTGTGGGGCGCCTGCGTCCTCTGCTTGCTGGGCCCCTTGCCAATC GTCCTGGGCCACGTGCACCCAGAGTGTGATGTCATCACTCAGCTGAGAGAGGACGAGCAAGCATGTCTACAAGCTGCTGAAGGGATGCCCAACTCCACCTTGG GCTGCCCCAGGATCTGGGACGGGCTGCTGTGCTGGCCGATGGCAGGCTCTGGAGAGTGGGTGAGCCTCCCCTGCCCGGCTTTCTTCTCTCACTTCAGCTTGGAGCCAG GGGCTGTGAAGAGGGACTGCACCATTGCAGGCTGGTCGGAGCCCTTCCCGCCTTATCCCGAGGCCTGCCCTGTGCCCCTGGAGCTGCTGACTGAGGAG AAATCCTACTTCTCCGCGGTAAGGATCGTCTACACCATGGGCCACAGCGTCTCGGCTGCAGCCCTCCTAGTGGCCATCATCATCCTGGTCGCTCTCAG GAGGCTCCACTGCCCCAGGAACTACATCCACACCCAGCTGTTCACCACCTTTATCCTCAAGGCGGCAGCTGTGTTCCTGAAGGACGCCACCCTCTTTCACCGGGAGAACATGGACCACTGCAGCTTCTCCACT GTCCTGTGCAAGGCTTCTGTGACCGCCTCTCATTTCGCGACCATGACCAACTTCAGCTGGCTGCTGGCAGAAGCTGtgtacctgacctgcctcttagcCTCCACATTGCCCAGCACAAGGAGGGTCTTCTGGTGGCTGGTTCTCGCTGCCTGGG GGCTTCCTCTGCTCTTCACCAGCATGTGGGTGGGTTGCAAGTTGGCCTTTGAAGATGTTGC GTGCTGGGACCTGGACGACAGCTCCCCCTACTGGTGGATCATCAAAGGACCCATCGTCCTCTCTGTTGGG gtggatcctttaccagctgagccacaagggaagcccatgaatagcCCATTGGAAAAATCAGAGCTCAGGCTTCTTCTAACTCAGAATTTTGTGAGTCTGGTGGCCTGGTTGCGGATCGCCTACCATTGCAGTGAGGCCTGGCTGGGGGTGTAG